In Blastopirellula sp. J2-11, a single genomic region encodes these proteins:
- the queC gene encoding 7-cyano-7-deazaguanine synthase QueC yields the protein MPKVVAVVSGGMDSATLLYHLIDAGHDVRGISINYGQRHVKELDYARQLCEQVSVPHIVADLSAINPLFGANSLSGREIEIPEGHYAEENMKLTVVPNRNMILLSVSIAWAISQECVAVAYGAHSGDHAIYPDCRPEFAAAMDQAAKLCDWSAVELWRPFVDIDKGDIAQRGAQLGVPYERTWTCYKGLEEHCGKCGACVERKEAFAKHGLSDPTAYMA from the coding sequence ATGCCCAAAGTCGTCGCCGTCGTTTCCGGAGGTATGGACTCCGCCACGTTGCTCTATCACCTGATCGACGCCGGGCACGATGTGCGCGGCATCTCGATCAACTATGGTCAGCGACATGTGAAAGAGCTTGACTATGCGCGTCAGCTTTGTGAGCAGGTCAGCGTGCCGCATATTGTCGCCGATCTCTCGGCGATCAATCCGTTGTTTGGAGCTAACAGCCTAAGCGGCCGCGAGATCGAGATCCCCGAAGGGCACTACGCCGAAGAGAACATGAAGCTGACGGTGGTGCCTAACCGCAACATGATCTTGCTGTCAGTCTCGATCGCCTGGGCGATCAGCCAAGAATGTGTCGCCGTCGCCTATGGCGCTCATAGCGGCGACCACGCAATCTATCCCGACTGCCGGCCGGAGTTCGCCGCCGCGATGGACCAGGCGGCCAAGCTGTGCGACTGGAGCGCCGTCGAACTCTGGCGCCCCTTCGTCGACATCGACAAAGGAGACATCGCCCAGCGCGGAGCCCAACTAGGCGTCCCGTACGAACGGACCTGGACCTGCTACAAAGGGCTCGAAGAGCACTGCGGCAAATGCGGCGCCTGCGTCGAACGAAAAGAAGCGTTCGCCAAACATGGGCTGAGCGATCCGACCGCCTACATGGCGTGA